The Desulfosoma caldarium genome has a window encoding:
- the gatC gene encoding Asp-tRNA(Asn)/Glu-tRNA(Gln) amidotransferase subunit GatC: MEKITLEEVRHVAELARLRLSAEEELAMTQHLNMILEYMDKLHEVDTSQVPPTTHAIEQENVFRPDAVHPSLDRDRALSNAPQSDGANFVVPRVI; this comes from the coding sequence GTGGAAAAGATCACGTTGGAGGAAGTGCGGCATGTGGCGGAACTGGCCCGGCTCCGTCTCAGTGCCGAGGAAGAGTTGGCCATGACGCAGCATCTCAACATGATTTTGGAATACATGGACAAACTCCACGAAGTTGACACCTCCCAGGTGCCACCCACAACTCATGCCATAGAGCAGGAAAACGTGTTTCGGCCCGACGCGGTTCACCCTTCCCTGGATCGGGATCGCGCCCTGTCCAATGCGCCGCAAAGTGACGGCGCCAATTTTGTGGTTCCCCGAGTCATCTAA
- the gatA gene encoding Asp-tRNA(Asn)/Glu-tRNA(Gln) amidotransferase subunit GatA gives MTHLTIHGLREALLAKQCSVTEVVRAYLDRIQRLNPQLNCFLTVTAEQALKDAQDYDAGRKSLTALPLAGVPLAIKDVLCTKGLRTTCGSKILEHFNPPYDATAVERLRAAGAILLGKTNMDEFAMGSSNENSAFGPVRNPWDMNRVPGGSSGGSAAAVAADLCAAALGTDTGGSIRLPASFCGIVGLRPTYGRVSRYGLVAFASSLDQIGPMTKDVRDAALLLSVLAGHDPKDSTSIAQPTDDYMAALTQPIRGLRVGLPKEYLNEGVDAEVAAATEKACRIFQELGADLCDVSLPHTDYGVAAYYIIAPAEASSNLARYDGVKYGYRFSEARDLLSMYKESRSRGFGTEVKRRIMLGTYCLSSGYYDAYYLKASQVRTLIRQDFLRAFEHCDVLLGPVSPTAAFVLGEKTQNPLQMYLIDVFTLPASLAGIPGLSLPCGYTSQGLPIGVQILGPHLGEATVLRAAYHFEQATKEERRTLTL, from the coding sequence GTGACCCACCTGACCATTCATGGGCTCAGAGAAGCTCTTTTGGCAAAGCAATGCAGTGTGACGGAAGTGGTTCGTGCGTACCTGGATCGCATCCAAAGACTGAACCCTCAACTCAATTGTTTCCTCACGGTCACGGCCGAACAGGCCCTCAAAGACGCCCAAGACTACGATGCAGGCCGCAAAAGCCTTACGGCTTTGCCCCTGGCGGGTGTTCCTTTGGCCATCAAGGATGTTCTGTGCACCAAAGGCCTTCGCACCACCTGCGGATCCAAGATTCTAGAACATTTCAACCCACCTTACGATGCCACGGCAGTGGAACGGTTGAGGGCGGCGGGAGCCATCCTTTTAGGAAAAACCAACATGGATGAGTTTGCCATGGGCTCTTCCAATGAAAATTCGGCCTTTGGCCCTGTCAGAAACCCATGGGACATGAACCGTGTGCCGGGAGGGTCCAGTGGCGGGTCGGCCGCCGCCGTCGCCGCCGACCTCTGCGCCGCCGCCCTGGGAACGGATACCGGAGGCTCCATTCGTCTGCCGGCTTCCTTTTGCGGCATTGTTGGGTTGAGGCCGACCTATGGTCGCGTGTCCCGTTACGGCCTCGTGGCTTTCGCCTCCTCCCTGGATCAAATCGGACCCATGACGAAAGATGTGCGCGATGCGGCTCTTCTTCTCTCCGTGCTGGCCGGCCACGATCCCAAAGATTCCACATCCATTGCGCAGCCGACGGATGATTACATGGCCGCGTTGACGCAGCCCATTCGAGGCCTTCGCGTCGGCTTGCCCAAGGAATACCTCAACGAGGGCGTGGATGCCGAAGTGGCGGCAGCCACCGAAAAGGCCTGCCGCATCTTTCAAGAACTCGGAGCCGATCTCTGTGACGTGTCCCTTCCCCACACCGATTACGGCGTGGCGGCCTACTACATCATTGCACCGGCAGAAGCCAGTTCCAACCTGGCACGGTATGACGGCGTCAAATACGGCTACCGGTTTTCCGAAGCGCGAGATCTACTCAGCATGTACAAGGAATCCCGCAGCCGAGGATTCGGCACCGAAGTGAAGCGGCGCATCATGCTGGGAACCTATTGCCTGTCCTCCGGCTACTACGATGCCTACTACCTCAAAGCCTCCCAGGTGAGGACTCTGATTCGCCAGGATTTTTTGAGAGCCTTTGAGCACTGTGACGTGCTACTGGGCCCCGTGTCCCCCACGGCGGCTTTCGTCCTGGGTGAAAAAACCCAAAATCCTCTCCAGATGTACCTCATCGACGTCTTCACTCTGCCGGCAAGCCTCGCCGGAATCCCCGGCCTGTCCCTTCCGTGCGGCTACACCTCGCAAGGCTTGCCCATTGGAGTCCAGATTCTGGGACCGCACCTGGGCGAAGCCACCGTCTTGAGAGCTGCGTACCACTTTGAACAGGCCACAAAAGAAGAACGGCGCACCCTCACCCTGTGA